A DNA window from Fervidobacterium sp. contains the following coding sequences:
- a CDS encoding AAA family ATPase, with the protein MKTLPIGISDFGKIKEKGCIYVDKTRYVYEMIRNSEYVFLSRPRRFGKSLLVSVLECLFKGEKELFIDTWIYEKWNWESFPVVRLDMNRLNTEDTDLFKQSLDDEICFLAQKYNISLKRNTYDGRFSELIEELYYKYNKQVVLLIDEYEKPILDHISDKDKAK; encoded by the coding sequence GTGAAAACATTGCCTATAGGGATAAGTGATTTTGGGAAGATAAAAGAAAAAGGGTGCATATATGTAGACAAGACAAGGTATGTGTATGAAATGATAAGAAACAGTGAATATGTATTCCTGTCTCGTCCGAGGAGGTTTGGGAAGAGTTTACTTGTGAGCGTACTTGAATGTTTGTTTAAAGGAGAGAAAGAACTATTTATTGACACATGGATATATGAGAAATGGAACTGGGAAAGCTTTCCTGTGGTTAGATTGGATATGAACAGACTGAACACAGAAGATACTGATTTATTTAAACAATCGCTTGATGATGAAATTTGTTTCCTTGCACAGAAATATAATATCAGTTTGAAAAGAAATACATATGATGGAAGATTTTCAGAGTTGATTGAAGAGTTGTATTATAAATACAACAAACAAGTGGTATTATTGATAGACGAATACGAAAAGCCAATACTTGATCACATATCAGACAAAGATAAAGCCAAACA
- a CDS encoding DUF6485 family protein → MVTCPSIQRNIQSCTCTYMSCDKRGKCCECVAYHRSHGEIPGCFFSKEGERTWDRSVQNFIKDKTRNKL, encoded by the coding sequence ATGGTGACTTGTCCATCTATTCAAAGAAACATTCAAAGTTGTACGTGTACCTACATGTCCTGCGACAAGAGAGGAAAATGTTGTGAATGCGTAGCGTACCACCGGAGTCATGGGGAAATTCCTGGCTGTTTCTTTTCAAAGGAAGGCGAGCGTACATGGGATAGATCGGTCCAAAACTTCATAAAAGACAAAACACGCAATAAATTGTAA